A stretch of DNA from Spiroplasma endosymbiont of Nebria brevicollis:
CAACAAAATTTTAAAATTGAAGAAATAAATATTGATCATCAATATAAATTATCAGGAAAGTTAAATAAAAATACTAGTAAAGAAAAAATTATAGTTTGCACTAAAAAAAGGAATAAAAATGGAAAAAACTAAAATTTATGATTCATATTGAAAATTAACATTACATAATACAAATTTTTTTGGTACAAAATTTATTGATGGTTTAAAAATACTATCTATAAGAAAAAAAAATAAAGATTTTAAAGAACAACAACTTTTTTTCAGAAATGAATTAAAGTTAAAAATTAATGATATTTCTATTAGAAAGTGAATTAATCAGTATACTAAATTAGGTTTAGCATATAAAGATAATAACAATTGCGTAATACTAAATCCTATAAGTTATAAAATTATCAAAGAAGAAAGAATAAAATTAAGAAAAATATATTTATCTGAAGCATTTTATGAAGCATCTTTTAATCAAAATAATATAAAAAATATAAAATTTTAATAAATGTGATGTTACAAAATAATAATTGTATTTCTGAAAATGAATTAATTTATTTAATGCAATGAGAGTATGATGAAAATATGTCTATTGAAGAAAATTCATCTGCTTTTTTAGATAATTTTCAAAATAAAGTAAAAGATAGTATTTTTTTTAAAAAGAGAAAATATAATCAAATCAAATATTTATTGACAATATTAGATTTTTTAGATTCTTTTGAAAAAAACAAGATAAAAATAATAAATTATTATTTTTTAAATTAAATGTGGATATTGATAAAGGTATTTTATTTATAGACGATGATAGAGAGGGTAAAAAATTTGATCAATATTTAAGATTAATGTTTAAAAAAGCAACTTCTTATTGAATTTAATAATACTTGTGCATTATTAAATATTTCTTTGCCAATATTAATAGCTAGTCATATTAAACCATTTTCGCAATGTTCAAATAATTTTGAAAAAGCTGATAACAATAATGGAATATTAATTAATCCTTTACATGATTCTTTATTTGGTAAAGGTTATATTTCTTTTGATGAGAGTGGTATATTAATTTTATCTGAAAGAATTAAAAATGAAAATTGAGTTAATGATGGATGAATTACAAATAGATTTTTAGAAAAAAAAATTAGGTATAGTAGGTGCTATAACTTTAACTACAGCTGCAACTACAAATATAGTTGCTTGTTCTACACAAACATTTGATGAAACTTATGATCCAGCAACTGAATATAAAACAGCTTATATGCCTGATGCTGACATAGGTAGTCATTATAGAATTTTATGAGAAGATCACTTTTTAATCATTTTTAATAACTTATATGAAAAATTTAAAAATAAATTAGAACCTTACATAAAAAAACAGATAGTGTGTCTAACATTGGGGAAGGCACTATTAGCAAAATTAAGTTTTCATACAAAACTGATAATTATAGTTCCCCTAACTCTCCAGAAATAAAAGTGTGAGATTTACTTTATTTATATGATATCCAAGGAACAAGAACTAACTAATATTTAAAATTATTTTTTAATTTTAAAAAAAATTCTTGATACTACTTTTAAGTTAGATTTAAAAGTAGTATTTCTGTATTAAAATTAGAAATAAAACATTTTCTTAATTTCTTGAATTGTAAATTAAAGTTAACTAGGCATGTTTTAGGACTTTCTACTTTTTTTATATAACACAAGCATCACATTCATAATTTTCACTGTTTTGTAAAACTTCTTGTCGCACACGAACATAGTAAATAGATGAACACCCTTGTTTAAAAGCTTTAATATAGGCTTTAGTTAAATCACGAGTTGTAACTGAAGAATCAACAAATAAGGTTAATGATATTGCTTGATCAATATGTTGTTGTGCTGCTGCTACGATATCAATAATGGCATCTGGTCCAACTTCATAAGCGCCTAACATATAATACTTTTTATTTTCAAAATTAATTTTATAAGCAGGGACATAAACTCTACCTAATTTACCTTCTTTTCTTACTTCAACTGGTGCTACAACAGGTTGTAAACTAGCAGAACAAGAAGATAAGTAACTAATTGAACCAGTGGGAGCAATAGCCATCAAATGTGAATTAGCAATTCCATTTTTTTTAATGTCTGACACTAAAGATTGTCAATCTGCTTGTGAAGGAATTTTAATATTATATTTGGTAAATAATTCTTCAATTAGTTTTGTTGCTGGTGTTCATTTTTCTTTCTCACATTTAGTATATTTATCAAAATATGAACCATCAGCAAATTTTGAATTTTTAAACCCATGAAAAGCACCAACATCTACTGCTAGTTTATTTGATGCTTTAAAAGCATGAAATGCCATTACATAGAAAAATATATTTGTAAAATCAACTGCTGCTTTGGAATTATAAAAAATATGATTTGTTGCTAAGAAACCATGCAAATTCATAGCTCCTAATCCAACGGCATGATTTTTACTATTACCTTGTTGAATGGAAGGGACACTAGCAAAATCACTATTTCTTGAAACGTAGTCTAATGAATAAATGGCATCATATATTGTTTGTGAAAATTCTTCACCACTTTCCATCATTTTCGCAATATTAACACTTCCTAAATTACAACAAATATCATCCCCAATTTTTTTAAAGCTTAAATCAGAATTAAATTCACTAGCAGAACTTACTTGTACAATTTCGCTACATAAATTGCTCATAACAATTCTTCCAGGGTGGGCATTTCGATTATTTACTGTATCGTCAAATAATAAATAAGGATAACCACTTTCAAAATGCAATTCAGCAATTGTTTGAAATAATTTTCGGGCACTAATAAAAGTTTTTTTAATTTGCGGATTATTTAACATATTGTAATATTCTTTAGTAATAGCAATATCAGTCATTGGTTTGCCATAAACTTTTTGAATATCATAGGGACTAAAAAGTGCCATATTTTCATTATTTTTTGCTAATTCAAAAGTAATATCAGTAATTACAATTCCTAGCGATAGTGATTTAATTCTAATTTTTTCATCAGCATTTTCACGTTTGGTATCTAAAAATAGCATAATATCAGGGTGATGAACATTTAGATAAACAGCGCCTGCACCTTGTCTTTGTCCTAATTGATTGGCGTAGGAAAATGAATCTTCTAAAATTTTCATAACTGGAATAATTCCTGTTGCTTGATTCTCTATATTTTTAATAGGTGCTCCAAATTCTCTTAAATTTGTTAAACATAAAGCAACTCCACCACCACGTTTTGATAGTTGTAAAGAACTTGTAACAGCACGACCAATTGATTCCATATTGTCTTCAACTCGTAATAAATAGCAAGAGACATATTCGCCACGCTGTTTTTTTCCAGCGTTTAAAAATGTTGGTGTGGCAGGTTGAAATCTGCCTAACATCATTTGTTTTTGAATTGCTTGAGCCTTTTTAACATTTCCATCACCAAAAAATAATGCGTTCATAACAACACGTTCTTCATAGTGTTCTAAATATTGTTTCCCATCAAAACTTTTTAAACCATAAGCATTATAAAATTTCAAAGCACCCATAAAACTGGGAAATTCATGTTTAAATTCATAAGCATATTTTGTTAATTGTTCAATTTCTTCAATCGTATATTTATTAATTATTTGTTCATCGTAGTATTGATTTTTAACTAAATATTCAATTCTTTCTTTAACATCTTTAAATTTTTTTGAGTTAGGAATAATATGATGTTCCATATATGATTTTGCAGCGGCAATATCAAGTTGAAAATTATCTTGATCTTTAGTAAAAAGTTTTGCTTGGGCATTAAGAGTAATATATGTTTCAGAATCTAGTGTATTTGTGGTTTCTTTATTATTTGCATTTTTATTTTTCCCTCAAAAATTAATTAAGATATCTTTGATACTATTAACGTTATGTTGGGTTCCTAGTAATTCAAATTGATAAAGTAAAGGAACATTTAACTTTTTAGAAATGATTGGTCCAGCAATAGCAAATGTTTCACCAAAATTAGTATTGCCAGAAGCAATGACACCACGACAAAAATTACGATTTTGTTTACTATTTAAAAATTTAATTACTTGTTTGGGAACAGCACCATCTTTTATATTACCACCACCGCTATAGGTTGGTGTTATTAAAACATAGTCTTTATTAACTTCAATTTCTTCCTCTAAGTCATAAGGAATTCGTGAATTTAGTACTTCTAATTTTTGAATAAATCTGTGAGTATTGTTTGAAGGTGATGAAAAATAAACTAAATTAATTTCACCGATTGGTTTTACTATGTTTTCATTTGAAACTTTTATAACATCATCATGCATTTTTTGTTCTCCTTTTTAATTAAAATTCTCAATCTTCATCGGTTGTTTCTTCTGTTATCCCCATAACATAAGATGAACCATTTCCCGAGAAGAAGTCATGATTTTCATCTGCTCTGGCTGATAATTGGGTAAATATTTCTGGTTTAATTCTAGTTTCTTCTTCTGTGAATGGTGAATCATAACCTAAATTTTGTAAAAATTTACCAGCATTATATAAACTAAATTTAATAGCATCATCAGCTAAACCAAAACCTTCATAAAGTTCTAGTAAATAAGTTTTTTCTAATTCTATTAATTCAAATAACAAATCAAATACGAATTTTTTCATTGCTATTTGTTTTTCAACTGATAATTTTTCAACTTTTCTTTGATATTTGTAGCCACTATAATAATTATGAATAACTTTATCTCTTAAAATTAATCTAATAATATCTGAGGTATTTGATAATTTCCCACGTGCTGATAAATAAAATGGTAAGTAAAATCCACCATATAATAAAAATCCAGGCATAAGTGCTGCTGCTACTTTTGATTTTAAAACATCATCACCAACGTAGTAAGGGATTAAAACACGAGCACGAGCTTGTAAACTTTGTGTATTAATAACTCATTCATGTGCCTCTTCAATTTGTTCACTTGAACATAGAGTTGAAAATATTGTTCCATATGATCGTGCATGAACACCAACCATAAAAGCAAAATTAGCATAAATAACTTGTTCATGATCAGTCAATGAGTTAGGAATTTGGGCTGTGTCACCAATTGTTGCTTGAATAGTATCTAATAACGTTAAACCAGTAAAAGTTCGTGTGATGAGTTGCTGTCATTCTGGGTTTAATGTTCTTCAAGATGTTAAATCATTTGATACGGGAATTTTTTCTGGTAATCAAAAGTTTTGTGTAATTCTAGTTCATACTTCTAAATCTTTATCATCATTGATAACATTTCAATTTATAGAACGCATTTTTCCTTGAAAATTATTCATAGCATATGCTAAAGGTGATAATGATTTTTGATAATATTTATTGCCTTTTGTCATATAGTTTTCCTTTCATATTTATAAATAAAATTAATACAATTTGATATTTTATACCCCCTATATAAAAAAAAGAACTAAAAAACACCTAAGTTTCCTGTCGGTGTTTGCACAAATTTATCATTAATTATTAAAAATAAAGATATAATTTTCTTACTATTAAAGTATGAAAATATCGTTACTATAACAATCGTTGATCCATCCCCAGGAATAACTACTATTTAAAAATTTAGACCGGTCTACTGGCTTAGCTTCATTTTACTAGTTACCCTTCTCAAAGATTTATCTTCAATGGTTATAATAACGTTCATCAGCATTACAGTTGCTGTGGGACAGCAATGAATTCTCATCCTTTTCCCGAACATCTAAAGTTTTAGGTTTATTTAGTTGTAAGAATATCATACTACAAAAAATGAGAATGTAAATTAAAAACATTTTGTTTTTTCATAAAACAGAGTAATGATATGATAAGATTTAGTAGATTGCATGTGGGTTTTTAAGTGAAAATTATAAAATAAAAAAAGAACCAAAAGGTTCTCTAATTTGCACCAGGTTTGGTTACCCAACAGGATATTACTACCCCTCAAAATTTATCAAAGGTGAACTCTGATATATAAATAATAACATAATAAAATTAATTTGCAATAATTTTCAATAGAAAATAGAGGTTTTTAAAAATGAATAAAAATAATGATTTTAATAAAAATATGAGTGTTTACAAATTACATAAAACAAACGAATTAGATCATGAATACGGAAGGCCAACTATATTATTAAAATACAAAACACAAACATCTTTAATTTGATGAGGAACGCATTTACTTGATGAAAAAACATATGAAAAACCTTTAATTTTAAAAATTAATAATAAAACTGGTTATTTTTATTCTAAGGGAATTGAAGGTTAATTCTAGTGATTTGAAAGAGAGATAAGTTAATTTTTCTACAAACGATGCTTATCAATTAACTAGTTCAGAACAGCAAGGGTTAATATCAAAATTTGTTAGTTTCACTTTTGAACAAAATCCTTATTTTAAAATTAAGAATTTAGAAAAAGATATTTATCAATTAGAAGAACAAATTAATATTTTAAAAATTGAAAATGACCAATTTAGATTTAAATTAGGTTTAACCGCAAAAAACGTTATTTTAAATAGTATTAATCAAGAAGAAAAAGACAAGGAGTAGTTAAAATGGCAAATAAATTTTATGCAGTAAAAAAAGGTCGTAGAATTGGCATCTATGAAACATGAGAAGAATGCTTAGAACAAATAAGTGGTTTTTCAGGAGCACAATACAAACGCTTTGATAATCCAACTGATGCTCAAGGGTACATAGATGATACCAAACCATCCCCAAGTTCCCACAATCAACCAAGTTATAATCATCATTATGAAGTAATTGCTTATACTGATGGTAGTTTTAATGAAGAACTAAATCAATTTTCATATGGATTAGTTTTTATTAATAAAGGTAAAAAAACTACTTATTGTGAAAAATTTAATGATGAAAATTGAGTAAAATTAAGAAATGTTGCTGGTGAAATTATGGGTGCGCAAAAAGCTATGCAGTTAGTCTTAAATAATAATGTGAAATCACTGCTTATTTGTCATGATTATGATGGTATTAGAAAATGATGTACTGGTGAATGAAAAACCACAAAGCCAGAAACTAAAGCTTATAAAGTATTTTATGATAAAGTTGCTAAAGATGTAAAAATTTATTTTAAATGAATTAAAGGACATTCTGGTAATGTTTTAAATGACGAAGCAGATAGTTTAGCATGAAAAGCTTTTAATTTGCCTCATGTTTCAGAAGTTATTAAATAGATGGTTATTTACAACTTAACTAACCAGGATTTTATACAAAAATTAAAGATAACCCGTAAGATAATTTATTCAGTATGAGTATAATTTTTTATCTTCGTTTAATTGAGCATGTAGTTTTGCTAAAAAAATATTAAAAGGGATGATTATTATAACTGTAGTTATAAAACTACTAGTAAAATACCTTTGGAATTTTTAATAGCAATTGTAATTTTTATCAGTTGAACTTTACTAACTATTTTAAATTCACTTATTTGTCTTAAAATTAATTTTTAATTTTTATTAATTTGCACATAAACATAATAATTTGAAATACCTATATAATATTAAGCAAGTAGTCATAATTAAAATAGTCAGGATAAATGTGGATACAGTTAATAAATATTTTCTTGAATTATAGAAAGAAATAATTAACACTAATACTCTTTAAAAGGTTATATTCAACATTATCAAAGAAGAATAAGTATATAATAATTTATTAAGTATCATTTTTCACCGCGAAGTTTATTTTAAGGTTAAATTTGATATTTTTTTTATTTTTTTATGATATGATTATTAAAGATTTGTATTAGTTTATAAATCATTTAATTTTATTAAAAAATTCTTGTCCGGGATGTTTTATAAATGAATATTTTATATAATTTTTATGTTAAAAAGATTTTTTATGCTTGTTATGTTAAGAATGTTGTTTTGCCAATTGATGTTTTCAATAATAAACGTAATGAGAATGGTGTTAAGAATGTGGGTAATGATAGTAAGTTAAGACATAATAATGTTCGTACTAAGTCTAAATTAATTCAAAAAGCATTACATAATTTTTATAATGCTAAGGTTTTAAGTTTTTTAACTTTGACTTATCAGCAGAATGAAACTGATATTAGAAAAGCAAAACATGATATTTCTATATTCTTTAAACGTTTAAAGCGTTGATGAAATGACCCTAAGCGTGCTAAATATATGGGTGAATTGAAGTATTTTTATGTTTATGAGTATCAAAAGCGTGGAGCAGTACATTTTCATATAGTTTTTAATCGTAAAATACCTTATAGTATGATATTTCAGTGATGACCATATGCTCAAAAATCGGGTATTAAATTAATTGTTGTTAAAAAAGGTACTAATGAATTTGTTGTTAAGTATTTAAGTAAGTATGTAACAAAAGTGCAAGAGAATATTAAGTCTTTAAATCAAAAAGATGTTGGTGTTCAGGCGTATTCTTTTAGTCGTAATTGTAAAAATCCGATTATAGTTCGTGGTGTTAAAAATTTACTTTTACAAGATTTAGTTAAAGCGTGTGAAAAGGCAAAAGAGTTTTATTTGTTTAAAACTAAGAAAAGTGAACAAGGTGTTACTTATTTAATTGGTGGAAGTTATGATTATAATGTTACTGATGATTATTTTAGAGATTTTCAGCAATATGTAAGTTTAGAAAGTTTACGGTTTAGGTATTGATTGAAAAATAAATTTAATAGAAATGAAATTTTAGATTTTCTATATAAAGTTTTTGATAAAAGTAAAATTGAAAAAGTATTTTTGCAAAAAAGAGTTTTACATTAATTAAAATTTAATTTTGTTGTTTTTAATATTTTCATTTTTGATTATTTAATTTTTATTATTTGTATTTTTTTGTGTTTTTGTTATACTTTAATTGTGCAGGTACTGTTGTTGTTCGGACAAGGAATAATGGTGTCTGCTATTTTATTATTAATTTGTTGAAATTTTTATTTATTATGTTATTATAATATTGTAAGTAAATATTTTTTAAAACTAGTTTTTAAATAGTATTTAGCTTATTTGAATTGGTAATACAATTCCTTGTCCGGGATAGTTAAATACTTCATTTAAAAACTTTTTTTATTAGATTATTTTTTATTTATAGTTTAATTACTTATTGTTTGCCAATTCTTTTATTAATTTTTTATTAAAATTTTTAGAAAGGATTGGCAATTTTTATGTTTAAAACTCAGTTAGTTAATATTGAAAAAGATAAGATTATACCTGATAAAAATAATTATGGTAAGTTTTTAAATTTTGATGTTTTGACTTTTTTAGAAATTAATAAACAAACAAATATTTCTACTGGTAAAGTAAGAGATAAGTGGTATAACCCATTAGTAGTTAATGATTTTTCAAAATATTTACATAAATTAACTTTAAAAGTTGGTAATTATTATAATTTAGTTTTGGATTTATCCGGTATTATTGTTGATATTATTGAATAAAAAGATAAGTAATTATGCTTGTGAACAGTTATTTCATTTGTCAATGTATATGTGTAAACTTTGTGACCAAGTTATTTGTCCTAAGAAAGTTTTACAAAATTTATATACTAAACAATATTATTGTCCAAATTGTATATTAGATATTGCGTTAAATAAAACAATGAGAAAAGAACAATTACAACAAAAAGAAAATTAAAAAAACTAAATAGGGAGTATATTTATACTTTTTTGTGTACTTTACTCCCAATTATACAAATTGGTATAAATATGCTCCTTATTAATAGTAAGGAGTTTTATTTATGCCTAACGAAATAGAGCAAATTAGTAATTATACTTCAACAAAGATAGTAAGAATAGGATTAAGTCCATTAAGTGCTATGATTGGAGTTGGTGTTTATTATGGTCAATATTTAAAAGACCCAATATTGGGAAGTATTAATTCTTTATTATTTAGTAAGAAATTAGGAATTGATATATGGAATATTAATCAAAGACCTTCTTCTAAAACTAAATTTATTAATAGTAGTAAAAAAATATTATTAGGTTTAGGAACAATTGGTTTAATAAATTATGCTAAGTTTGTTCAATATGTAGATAAGTCTGTGTCTTTATTAAAAGATGAACCTTGTTTTTGACCACCGTGTCCAACTGAACCACCTAAACCAACTTATCCACCATTTACAACTGTTAAACCGATAGTTGATGTACCTTTTGTAGATTGAGATACTTATGTGTCTTTAAATAGTTTTGGTATAGCGAATGTTGTTAGTGGTTTAAGTGAATTAATTCCTAATCGTTTTGAGAGTATAAGAAAGATTTGTAATATGGCAACTGGTGGGTTTTTAATTAGTAGTGGTGTAGCAATGGGTATTAATAATGATTTTAATAATGCTTATGCAGTTTCTACGATTATTGCCGGAGCAAGTGAGATTATTAATACTTTATTATTACCATTGGGAAATACACATAATAATACAGAATTACAAGAAGTATTTACTGATGAAATAGCAAGATTAATTAATGTTAGTATTAATGATTATCAAAGTACAGATGACGGTATGGTTGATGTTGATTTAAACGATAGTATGTCTGAAATTAATTTAGATAGAGCAAGTTTAAATTGGGATTATTCTTATGCTTATACGTTAGGTGGTGTTTAAAATGAAAAAGATAAAGTGAAAAAATATGTCAAGAGAGAAATTGCATAAGAAAAAAGCAAAAAGAAATTTTGAACAAAGATTAAATGAAAATATGAATTATGATGATTTTTTAGGGGGTAGAAAATAATGGATATGAAAGAGATAGTTAAATATTTAGCATATATGGGTGGTTTTGGTCTTATTCTTTGATTTTCTCGTAATTGAATACGTGAAGGTATTCAAAAATGAAAACATAAAAAACATGTAAAGGAAAATGATAGTGACCCTGATTGTTTATATTGTCGTAAAGATTTTGAAAAGAAAAAACGTAGATTGGAAATGGAAAAACAACAAAAAGAATTAGAGAAAGGGGGTGATTAATATGCCAACAGGATTAAGTGCCTTATTAACCATGATAGGTGGTGTTGGACAACAATTATTAAATGCTTTTACTTATTTTTGGTTGAGTATTTACAACTGGTGATGGTGGCTTACAAATTGACCAGTGCTAATTTCAATTGTATTTATGGTATTAGTGTTTATTAAACAATTTGTTGGTCATATTATTCATGGAACTCATTAGTAATTAGAAAGGAATAAGCAAATGGTAAAGTTATTTTTTAGTTTAGTTTTTGTTTTGCCTTTGTTAGGTAAACTTTTACCAACTGTTAATACATTAGTTCAAACTATTTATATGCAGTATTTAAGTTCATTTACTGGATTGCATACTGTTACACTTTT
This window harbors:
- the nrdE gene encoding class 1b ribonucleoside-diphosphate reductase subunit alpha; the protein is MHDDVIKVSNENIVKPIGEINLVYFSSPSNNTHRFIQKLEVLNSRIPYDLEEEIEVNKDYVLITPTYSGGGNIKDGAVPKQVIKFLNSKQNRNFCRGVIASGNTNFGETFAIAGPIISKKLNVPLLYQFELLGTQHNVNSIKDILINFWGKNKNANNKETTNTLDSETYITLNAQAKLFTKDQDNFQLDIAAAKSYMEHHIIPNSKKFKDVKERIEYLVKNQYYDEQIINKYTIEEIEQLTKYAYEFKHEFPSFMGALKFYNAYGLKSFDGKQYLEHYEERVVMNALFFGDGNVKKAQAIQKQMMLGRFQPATPTFLNAGKKQRGEYVSCYLLRVEDNMESIGRAVTSSLQLSKRGGGVALCLTNLREFGAPIKNIENQATGIIPVMKILEDSFSYANQLGQRQGAGAVYLNVHHPDIMLFLDTKRENADEKIRIKSLSLGIVITDITFELAKNNENMALFSPYDIQKVYGKPMTDIAITKEYYNMLNNPQIKKTFISARKLFQTIAELHFESGYPYLLFDDTVNNRNAHPGRIVMSNLCSEIVQVSSASEFNSDLSFKKIGDDICCNLGSVNIAKMMESGEEFSQTIYDAIYSLDYVSRNSDFASVPSIQQGNSKNHAVGLGAMNLHGFLATNHIFYNSKAAVDFTNIFFYVMAFHAFKASNKLAVDVGAFHGFKNSKFADGSYFDKYTKCEKEKWTPATKLIEELFTKYNIKIPSQADWQSLVSDIKKNGIANSHLMAIAPTGSISYLSSCSASLQPVVAPVEVRKEGKLGRVYVPAYKINFENKKYYMLGAYEVGPDAIIDIVAAAQQHIDQAISLTLFVDSSVTTRDLTKAYIKAFKQGCSSIYYVRVRQEVLQNSENYECDACVI
- a CDS encoding ribonuclease H family protein; the protein is MANKFYAVKKGRRIGIYETWEECLEQISGFSGAQYKRFDNPTDAQGYIDDTKPSPSSHNQPSYNHHYEVIAYTDGSFNEELNQFSYGLVFINKGKKTTYCEKFNDENWVKLRNVAGEIMGAQKAMQLVLNNNVKSLLICHDYDGIRKWCTGEWKTTKPETKAYKVFYDKVAKDVKIYFKWIKGHSGNVLNDEADSLAWKAFNLPHVSEVIK
- a CDS encoding HNH endonuclease, which produces MNISLPILIASHIKPFSQCSNNFEKADNNNGILINPLHDSLFGKGYISFDESGILILSERIKNENWVNDGWITNRFLEKKIRYSRCYNFNYSCNYKYSCLFYTNIWWNLWSSNWI
- the nrdF gene encoding class 1b ribonucleoside-diphosphate reductase subunit beta; this encodes MTKGNKYYQKSLSPLAYAMNNFQGKMRSINWNVINDDKDLEVWTRITQNFWLPEKIPVSNDLTSWRTLNPEWQQLITRTFTGLTLLDTIQATIGDTAQIPNSLTDHEQVIYANFAFMVGVHARSYGTIFSTLCSSEQIEEAHEWVINTQSLQARARVLIPYYVGDDVLKSKVAAALMPGFLLYGGFYLPFYLSARGKLSNTSDIIRLILRDKVIHNYYSGYKYQRKVEKLSVEKQIAMKKFVFDLLFELIELEKTYLLELYEGFGLADDAIKFSLYNAGKFLQNLGYDSPFTEEETRIKPEIFTQLSARADENHDFFSGNGSSYVMGITEETTDEDWEF
- a CDS encoding rolling circle replication-associated protein; translated protein: MNILYNFYVKKIFYACYVKNVVLPIDVFNNKRNENGVKNVGNDSKLRHNNVRTKSKLIQKALHNFYNAKVLSFLTLTYQQNETDIRKAKHDISIFFKRLKRWWNDPKRAKYMGELKYFYVYEYQKRGAVHFHIVFNRKIPYSMIFQWWPYAQKSGIKLIVVKKGTNEFVVKYLSKYVTKVQENIKSLNQKDVGVQAYSFSRNCKNPIIVRGVKNLLLQDLVKACEKAKEFYLFKTKKSEQGVTYLIGGSYDYNVTDDYFRDFQQYVSLESLRFRYWLKNKFNRNEILDFLYKVFDKSKIEKVFLQKRVLH